In Candidatus Methylopumilus universalis, one DNA window encodes the following:
- the ppa gene encoding inorganic diphosphatase — translation MSLDNVLPGKDVPTHFNVIIEIPMNADPIKYEVDKESGAIFVDRFMGTAMHYPTNYGYVPKTIAGDGDPVDVLVVTPLPLIPGVVVSCRAVGILDMEDEQGQDAKILAVPEDRILSIYSHWQKPEDMNPLRLNQIQHFFEHYKDLEKGKWVKVKGWKGPQDAHKEILEGIERYKKS, via the coding sequence ATGAGCTTAGATAACGTCCTTCCTGGTAAAGATGTTCCAACACATTTCAACGTCATTATTGAAATACCCATGAATGCTGATCCAATCAAATATGAAGTCGATAAAGAGTCCGGTGCGATCTTTGTAGATCGATTTATGGGTACTGCAATGCACTATCCTACTAACTATGGCTACGTTCCAAAAACAATTGCAGGTGATGGTGACCCTGTGGATGTGCTTGTTGTTACACCATTACCTTTAATACCAGGTGTGGTTGTGAGTTGTCGCGCTGTTGGCATATTAGATATGGAAGATGAACAGGGTCAGGATGCAAAAATTTTAGCAGTTCCTGAAGATAGAATTCTTTCAATCTATTCTCACTGGCAAAAACCTGAAGACATGAATCCTTTGCGCCTCAATCAAATTCAACACTTTTTTGAGCACTATAAGGATTTGGAAAAAGGTAAATGGGTTAAAGTTAAAGGATGGAAAGGCCCTCAAGATGCGCACAAGGAAATTCTCGAAGGCATTGAAAGATACAAAAAGAGTTAG